In Flavobacterium sp. WV_118_3, one DNA window encodes the following:
- the thrS gene encoding threonine--tRNA ligase: MIKITLPDGSVKEFAQGVTPMDVAKSISEGLARNVISASFNGTTVETTTELTTDGALVLYTWNDKEGKKAFWHSTSHVMAQALQEMYPGVKLTIGPAIDNGFYYDVDFGDQRITDADFKAIEDRVLAISKEKHEFKMRSATKAEALEFYAKENNPYKTELIENLEDGTITFCDHATFTDLCRGGHIPNTGIIKAMKILSVAGAYWRGDEKNKQLTRVYGISFPKQKDLTDYLELLEEAKRRDHRKLGKELELFHFSQRVGQGLPLWLPKGAALRDRLEQFLKKAQKKAGYEQVVSPHIGQKELYVTSGHYAKYGADSFQPIHTPAEGEEFLLKPMNCPHHCEIYNAKPWSYKDLPKRYAEFGTVYRYEQSGELHGLTRVRGFTQDDAHIFCTPEQLDAEFKNVIDLVLYVFGSLGFENFTAQISLRDPEKPEKYIGSDDNWDKAENAIINAAKEKGLNTTVEYGEAAFYGPKLDFMVKDALGRSWQLGTIQVDYNLPERFDLTYKGSDNELHRPVMIHRAPFGSMERFIAILLEHTGGNFPLWLMPEQAIILSLSEKYENYAKKVLDLLENHEIRALIDNRNETIGKKIREAEVQKLPFMLIVGEEEEKNGTISVRRHGDSGKSNQTMTIEQFASLVQEEINKTLKSF; this comes from the coding sequence ATGATAAAGATTACATTACCCGATGGTTCGGTAAAGGAGTTTGCACAAGGTGTAACTCCGATGGATGTTGCCAAAAGCATTAGTGAAGGATTGGCTCGAAATGTTATTTCGGCTTCTTTTAATGGTACAACAGTTGAAACCACGACCGAATTAACCACGGACGGTGCTCTTGTATTATATACCTGGAATGATAAAGAAGGAAAAAAAGCTTTCTGGCATTCCACTTCACACGTAATGGCGCAAGCTTTACAAGAAATGTATCCAGGCGTTAAGCTTACAATTGGTCCGGCTATTGACAATGGTTTTTACTATGACGTCGATTTCGGCGATCAAAGAATTACTGATGCCGACTTTAAAGCCATTGAAGATCGAGTTCTTGCTATATCAAAAGAAAAACACGAATTCAAAATGCGTTCCGCAACAAAAGCCGAAGCATTGGAATTTTACGCAAAAGAAAACAATCCGTATAAAACAGAATTAATCGAGAACCTGGAAGATGGAACGATTACTTTCTGTGATCATGCTACTTTTACCGACTTATGTCGTGGTGGTCATATTCCGAATACCGGAATCATCAAAGCCATGAAAATATTATCGGTAGCCGGAGCATATTGGAGAGGTGATGAAAAAAACAAACAGTTAACCCGTGTATACGGTATTTCATTCCCAAAACAAAAAGATCTAACCGATTATTTGGAATTATTAGAAGAAGCCAAACGTCGCGACCACAGAAAACTTGGAAAAGAATTGGAATTATTCCATTTCTCCCAACGTGTAGGACAAGGTCTACCATTATGGTTACCAAAAGGAGCTGCTTTACGCGATCGTTTGGAGCAATTCCTTAAAAAAGCGCAGAAAAAAGCCGGATACGAACAAGTTGTTTCGCCACATATCGGTCAGAAAGAACTTTATGTGACTTCCGGACACTATGCTAAATATGGAGCCGACAGTTTCCAGCCAATTCATACACCGGCTGAAGGAGAGGAATTTTTATTAAAACCGATGAACTGTCCGCACCACTGTGAGATCTATAATGCAAAACCGTGGAGTTATAAAGACCTTCCAAAACGTTATGCTGAATTTGGAACGGTATACCGCTACGAACAAAGTGGTGAATTACATGGTTTAACCCGTGTTCGTGGATTTACTCAGGATGACGCACACATTTTCTGTACACCGGAACAATTGGATGCTGAGTTTAAAAACGTAATCGACCTGGTACTTTATGTATTTGGTTCTTTAGGTTTTGAAAACTTCACCGCTCAGATTTCGTTACGTGATCCGGAAAAACCGGAAAAATACATCGGATCGGACGACAATTGGGATAAAGCCGAAAACGCGATTATCAATGCAGCCAAAGAAAAAGGACTGAATACGACAGTAGAATACGGCGAAGCAGCCTTCTACGGTCCAAAACTGGACTTTATGGTAAAAGATGCTTTGGGAAGAAGCTGGCAATTAGGAACTATTCAGGTAGATTACAACCTACCGGAGCGTTTCGATTTGACGTATAAAGGTTCTGATAATGAGCTACATCGCCCGGTAATGATCCACCGTGCACCATTCGGATCGATGGAGCGTTTTATTGCGATTTTACTGGAGCATACTGGAGGAAATTTCCCACTTTGGCTAATGCCGGAGCAGGCTATAATCCTGTCTTTGAGCGAGAAATATGAAAATTATGCCAAAAAAGTTTTAGATTTGCTAGAAAATCACGAAATTCGCGCCCTAATTGATAATCGTAACGAAACGATTGGTAAGAAAATCCGGGAAGCTGAAGTTCAGAAATTACCGTTTATGCTGATTGTTGGAGAAGAAGAAGAAAAGAACGGTACGATTTCGGTACGTCGTCACGGCGATTCCGGAAAATCAAATCAGACCATGACAATTGAACAATTTGCTTCTTTAGTACAAGAAGAAATTAATAAGACATTAAAATCATTCTAA